The following proteins are encoded in a genomic region of Drosophila willistoni isolate 14030-0811.24 chromosome 2L unlocalized genomic scaffold, UCI_dwil_1.1 Seg196, whole genome shotgun sequence:
- the LOC6640609 gene encoding uncharacterized protein LOC6640609: MYFKLKRLLQLYLMICFVQARSLPPMKEVSSPISLLHIRRNYRDVPIPQMPMDLQTTHQPCDMDIDGVRRYIWAFPNHCVWAFNSRYVHEGYYRAYKTYQLEAFFFGQYHERMKRFEVAPHEFDYYLETE; encoded by the exons atgtattttaaactCAAACGATTACTACAATTATATTTAATGATATGTTTCGTTCAA GCCCGTTCTCTACCCCCCATGAAAGAGGTCTCAAGCCCCATAAGTTTATTGCACATTCGTCGCAATTATCGCGATGTCCCTATACCCCAAATGCCAATGGATTTGCAGACAACTCACCAACCTTGTGACATGGATATTGATGGAGTTCGTCGTTATATCTGGGCATTTCCCAATCACTGCGTGTGGGCATTCAACAGTCGTTATGTCCATGAAGGGTATTATCGAGCCTACAAGACATATCAGTTGGAGGCCTTCTTTTTTGGCCAATATCATGAACGGATGAAGCGTTTTGAAGTGGCACCCCATgaatttgattattatttagAAACGGAGTGA
- the LOC6640608 gene encoding uncharacterized protein LOC6640608 isoform X1, with product MRLNFKCLTLIILIFIVANGGESRSIARLDRKTDAFNSTSSIPLNTRVNSTDTGHSEETVFHQTSFSFSSSSSSLLKSSSSPLSSSSSSSLSSSSSSSSSLMLQHVRRRAKREMEPDMPFDFQTKHLSCDLDQKGISQYIDGYPNHCIWVWNNRYVHEGFYRVYKTYQLEAFTFGQFFDRMNRYELETHSWDYSSVHI from the exons ATGCGATTAAATTTTAAGTGTTTAACACtgattattttgatttttatagtG GCTAACGGTGGGGAGAGCAGAAGTATTGCACGATTAGATAGGAAAACAGATGCCTTTAATAGCACCAGCTCAATTCCACTCAACACTAGAGTGAATTCTACAGACACAGGACACAGTGAAGAAACGGTCTTCCATCAAAcatcattttctttttcatcatcatcgtcatctttATTGAAATCTTCATCATCACCTTTAtcttcatcgtcatcatcatctttatcTTCATCGTCATCTTCATCCTCTTCTTTGATGCTGCAGCATGTAAGGCGCCGTGCTAAACGTGAAATGGAACCCGATATGCCATTCGATTttcaaacaaaacatttatcCTGTGATCTGGATCAAAAAGGTATCTCACAATATATTGATGGATATCCAAATCATTGCATTTGGGTATGGAATAATCGATATGTCCATGAGGGATTCTATCGCGTTTACAAAACCTATCAATTAGAGGCATTCACTTTTGGACAATTTTTTGACCGCATGAATCGTTATGAACTTGAAACACATTCATGGGACTATTCATCAGTACACATTTAG
- the LOC6640608 gene encoding uncharacterized protein LOC6640608 isoform X2, producing MKFHLNLMLISIIGLSLNCIWTNAKAINHEEVVKDAQNATKVNSSSVTTLIMADKQDGDQKPIPTVLKHIVRRRETSPDMPFSFQVNHLPCDMDSFLRTKLIRYFPNHCIWIYNNKYTHEGFYRVYKIYQLEAFFFGQYYERLKRYEIDPHAFDYSSEVKS from the exons atgaaatttcatttaaatttaatgttaatATCAATAATAGGTCTTTCACTAAATTGTATATGG ACTAACGCCAAAGCGATTAATCATGAAGAAGTTGTGAAGGATGCCCAAAATGCCACAAAAGTAAACTCATCATCGGTTACCACATTGATTATGGCTGACAAACAGGATGGAGACCAGAAACCCATTCCAACTGTCTTAAAACATATTGTTCGACGTCGTGAAACGTCACCCGATATGCCATTTAGTTTTCAAGTTAATCATTTGCCGTGCGATATGGATTCATTTCTTAGGACTAAACTCATTCGATATTTTCCCAATCATTGTATTTGGATATACAATAATAAGTATACTCATGAGGGATTCTATCGCGTCTACAAGATCTATCAATTGGAAGCTTTCTTTTTTGGCCAATACTATGAACGTCTGAAGCGATACGAAATAGATCCTCATGCATTTGATTATTCGTCTGAAGTCAAATCCTAA
- the LOC6640607 gene encoding neo-calmodulin-like: MNRSVDMSPEDLEHFRDAFALLDRAEDGHVTIQELAMFMRTLGHEPTDAELWTMINEVNMDGSGTMNFEEFLTMMQRKMREPFKEEELRAAFRIFDKANTGYIDKNSLAEVFIAVGEHLNSEEMDEIIREGDFDGDGKLNFDEFVQLLTQK, from the coding sequence ATGAATCGTTCTGTTGATATGAGCCCTGAAGATTTGGAACATTTTAGAGATGCTTTTGCACTTTTAGATCGTGCTGAAGATGGTCATGTTACCATTCAAGAGTTGGCTATGTTTATGCGCACTTTGGGTCATGAGCCAACCGATGCAGAACTCTGGACAATGATCAATGAAGTGAATATGGATGGATCGGGTACCATGAATTTCGAGGAGTTCTTAACAATGATGCAACGGAAGATGAGAGAACCATTCAAAGAGGAAGAATTGCGGGCCGCATTTCGGATATTCGATAAAGCTAATACTGGCTATATAGACAAGAATTCTCTTGCCGAAGTCTTCATTGCCGTGGGTGAGCATCTAAACAGCGAAGAGATGGATGAAATAATACGTGAAGGCGATTTTGACGGGGATGGCAAACTAAATTTTGACGAATTCGTTCAATTGCTTACCCAAAAGTGA